From one Pagrus major chromosome 21, Pma_NU_1.0 genomic stretch:
- the LOC141016482 gene encoding olfactomedin-like protein 2B codes for MDRCPSEMNQPLLPLPMQFVAAAYSPNMLAAVQLQTYEQLLHPVVKELRDALYSATNEIKSLKDQNKSLMIENSHLKNSQVNVSQLQKELNDKDKALERAKTAAYVQQEQVVTSWQVEAWLLLPAHYLRLGYLATVCCLSIVRFFCGEMWRRLPLLFLCCAVGGLDALEADRSADPSRETTAVTEAADLGQLDKDAPSAARAEDGQRGGQQQSPEAGAPAAGAEGRVQQPTAEPLEDEVDNQENVISQLLGDYDKVKTVSSGSDCVCRCVVRPIKRSDCSRIHESDLASASEHFYTVETITKGTDCKKCVCMAPPSAVNPCEGEYRFKKLQEASKDDIKLATIIDLLEGSLYGLDLLKLHSVTTKLLTRVDNMERAFARNFTEIAREKERARERAKEKEKEKKAQQKKKKVNDLERAGQKSGAAAYANKQKNYDGQLKKNQQQDGLEQQQPPRNKTGTQKPIKDKNSVVIRGVTFYKAEDESYKEEEEEEKGKGKSNTNKGPPIDASPTAESQPRPRSRLSWTESPADQPKTTKKPGVCKDTVASISEPVQQNSYGLSDGAWMRDARGHGNVIYLTNGHYGNNLLEFRDMDTFKSGQASNSYKLPYSFTGTGHVVFNGAFYYNRAFSRDIIRYDLRHRYVAAWTTLHDAILEEQAHRTQTEVEFAVDESGLWLLYPALDTEGFHQEVILLIHLHHRDLQPIRTFRTGLRRGRYGNSFLVCGVLYGVDSMERHYANVTYAFDTHTLTHTVPSLAITNVHAHTSQLAYSPMDKKLYAWDDGHQMTYDVVFAY; via the exons ATGGACAGATGTCCCAGTGAAATGAACCAG ccGCTGTTGCCATTGCCGATGCAGTTCGTTGCTGCCGCTTACAGCCCGAACATGCTGGCTGCAGTACAGCTGCAGACCTATGAGCAGCTCCTTCACCCAGTAGTGAAGGAACTCAGAGACGCCCTGTACTCAGCCACCAACGAGATTAAGTCTCTCAAAGATCAGAACAAATCTTTGATGATTGAGAATAGTCACCTGAAAAACAGCCAGGTCAACGTCAGCCAACTCCAGAAAGAGCTGAACGACAAGGATAAAGCTCTAGAAAGGGCCAAAACTGCCGCCTATGTCCAGCAGGAGCAGGTGGTGACTAGCtggcaggtggag GCTTGGCTGCTCCTACCTGCTCATTACCTGAGGCTGGGTTATTTAGCCACAGTGTGCTGTCTGTCCATTGTTCGCTTCTTCTGCGGAGAGATGTGGCGCAGACTTCCACTGCTGTTTCTATGCTGTGCTGTGGGGGGACTGGATGCTCTGGAGGCGGACAGAAGCGCCGACCCTTCGCGGGAAACGACCGCCGTGACCGAAGCAGCAGACCTGGGTCAACTGGACAAGGATGCTCCCTCCGCGGCCAGAGCGGAGGACGGTCAGCGGGGAGGGCAGCAGCAGTCCCCGGAAGCAGGCGCTCCTGCTGCGGGTGCGGAGGGGAGAGTCCAGCAGCCCACCGCCGAGCCTCTGGAGGATGAAGTGGACAACCAGGAGAATGTCATCAGCCAG TTGCTGGGGGACTATGACAAAGTAAAGACTGTGTCATCTGGGTCCGActgtgtgtgtcgctgtgttGTTCGACCAATCAAACGCTCTGACTGCAGCCGTATCCACGAGAGCGACCTGGCCTCAGCATCTGAGCATTTTTACACTGTGGAGACGATCACCAAAGGAACGGACtgcaaaaagtgtgtgtgcatggctCCACCTTCAGCTGTCAACCCCTGTGAGGGAGAGTACAGGTTTAAAAAACTACAGGAGGCCAGCAAAGATGACATCAag CTGGCGACCATCATTGACTTGCTGGAGGGCTCTCTGTATGGACTGGACTTGTTAAAGCTCCACTCTGTCACCACCAAGCTGCTGACCAGGGTGGACAACATGGAGaga GCTTTTGCTCGTAATTTTACTGAGATAGCAAGAGAGAAAGAACGTGCAAGggaaagagcaaaagaaaaggagaaagagaagaaggcccagcagaaaaagaagaaagtcaaTGATTTGGAGCGTGCAGGACAGAAAAGTGGAGCTGCTGCCTACGCCAACAAGCAG AAGAATTATGACGGTCAGCTGAAGAAGAACCAACAGCAAGATGGTTTGGAACAACAGCAGCCACCCAGGAACAAGACCGGAACTCAAAAGCCAATCAAAGACAAGAACAGCGTGGTCATCAGGGGCGTGACCTTTTACAAGGCAGAGGACGAGAGctacaaagaggaggaggaggaggagaaagggaaaggaaagaGTA ATACCAATAAAGGTCCACCCATTGATGCATCTCCCACAGCAGAGTCCCAGCCAAGACCCAGAAGTCGGCTCAGCTGGACGGAGAGCCCTGCTGACCAACCAAAGACCACAAAAAAGCCTG GAGTGTGTAAGGACACAGTAGCCAGCATCTCCGAACCAGTCCAGCAGAACTCTTACGGCCTGAGTGACGGAGCCTGGATGAGAGATGCTCGTGGCCATGGTAACGTCATCTACCTCACCAATGGACACTATGGCAACAACCTCCTAGAGTTCCGAGACATGGACACCTTCAAATCAG GTCAGGCAAGTAATTCATACAAGCTGCCCTACAGTTTCACTGGAACAGGCCACGTCGTGTTTAACGGCGCATTCTACTACAACCGTGCCTTCAGCAGGGACATCATCAGATATGACCTGAGACACAGATATGTAGCCGCCTGGACCACACTACACGATGCTATACTGGAGGAGCAAGCTCACAGGACGCAAACTGAA GTGGAGTTTGCTGTTGATGAGTCCGGCCTGTGGCTGCTCTATCCCGCTCTGGACACAGAGGGCTTCCACCAGGAAGTAATCCTGCTCATTCACCTCCACCACCGAGACCTGCAGCCAATACGGACCTTCCGCACAGGTCTTAGACGTGGTCGCTACGGAAACAGCTTCCTGGTTTGTGGTGTGTTATATGGAGTAGATAGTATGGAGCGTCACTATGCTAATGTGACATACgcctttgacacacacacactcacacacactgtgccgAGCCTAGCGATCACaaatgtgcatgcacacacctcCCAGCTGGCTTACAGCCCAATGGACAAGAAACTGTATGCATGGGACGATGGACATCAGATGACGTatgatgttgtttttgcttATTAG